One segment of Armatimonadia bacterium DNA contains the following:
- a CDS encoding helix-turn-helix transcriptional regulator, with product MPELSDEPVYYISVASRLLQCHPQTLRTYERLGLLSPRRSGSNVRLYSERDIERSRQIQRLTQEMGVNLAGVEVVLKLLDQIDAMNAEIERLREYIEHGPKKLPAGNTVRIEIQTER from the coding sequence ATGCCAGAGCTATCTGACGAACCGGTGTATTACATCAGCGTCGCATCGCGATTGCTGCAATGCCATCCGCAAACGCTGCGGACCTATGAGCGTCTCGGGCTCCTGTCGCCCCGTCGGAGCGGGAGCAACGTGCGACTGTACTCGGAGCGTGACATCGAGCGCTCGCGACAGATTCAGCGGTTGACCCAGGAGATGGGTGTGAACCTGGCGGGCGTCGAAGTGGTCCTGAAGCTGCTGGACCAGATCGATGCAATGAACGCCGAGATCGAGCGTCTCCGCGAGTACATCGAGCACGGCCCCAAGAAGCTCCCGGCGGGCAACACCGTGCGCATTGAGATTCAGACGGAACGCTAG
- the dnaJ gene encoding molecular chaperone DnaJ, translating to MDNATDFYELLGVSRGASADEIKKAYRKAARKYHPDVNPGDKASEERYKRISQAYEVLSDPEKRSKYDQYGQAWQQAQQSGSWQGGDFGDFVYTNFGAGSFEDIFGSLFGDLRRGTGRQRTRVERGPERGQTISHELPISFADAVRGGEKGLTLSIADRCPECDGLGGKSQTCPACGGTGQSMRSTGLFGFGGACPQCQGAGQVITAQCPKCRGGGEVLRERRLKVRIPAGVKSGSKIRLAGEGARGVRGGADGDLILVMKVEDHPFFRRVGDDIEVEVPISFTEAALGARISVPTVEGSVALRIPPGTKSGQRFRLKGQGTVLPATKSRSDQFVTVAILPPRRLSKEQRELLEELQRVTEEDPRADLPQGL from the coding sequence ATGGATAACGCAACGGATTTCTACGAACTTCTCGGTGTCAGCAGGGGCGCCTCCGCGGACGAGATCAAGAAGGCGTACCGGAAGGCTGCCCGCAAGTACCACCCGGATGTCAACCCGGGGGACAAGGCCTCGGAGGAGCGCTACAAGCGCATCAGCCAGGCCTACGAAGTGCTCAGCGACCCTGAGAAGCGCTCGAAGTATGACCAGTACGGGCAGGCCTGGCAGCAGGCTCAGCAGAGCGGAAGCTGGCAGGGCGGCGACTTCGGAGACTTCGTCTACACGAACTTCGGCGCCGGCAGCTTCGAGGACATTTTCGGGAGCCTGTTCGGTGACCTGCGGCGCGGCACCGGTCGACAGCGCACCCGGGTTGAACGTGGCCCGGAGCGCGGACAGACGATCTCGCACGAGTTGCCCATCAGCTTTGCCGATGCCGTGAGAGGCGGCGAGAAGGGGCTGACGCTGAGCATCGCCGACCGCTGTCCGGAGTGCGACGGCCTGGGCGGCAAGTCGCAGACCTGTCCCGCCTGTGGCGGCACCGGGCAGAGCATGCGTAGCACCGGCCTCTTCGGTTTCGGTGGCGCCTGCCCGCAGTGTCAGGGAGCAGGTCAGGTCATCACGGCGCAGTGCCCCAAGTGCCGTGGCGGCGGCGAGGTCCTCCGCGAGCGACGCCTCAAGGTGCGCATCCCCGCCGGTGTGAAGAGCGGCAGCAAGATACGACTCGCCGGTGAGGGCGCCCGGGGTGTACGTGGCGGAGCGGATGGCGACCTGATCCTGGTCATGAAGGTAGAAGACCACCCCTTCTTCAGGCGGGTGGGAGACGATATCGAAGTAGAGGTACCGATCAGCTTCACCGAAGCGGCACTCGGCGCACGGATCTCGGTTCCGACGGTGGAGGGGTCTGTAGCCTTGCGGATCCCGCCGGGCACCAAGAGCGGCCAGCGCTTCCGCCTCAAGGGTCAGGGCACTGTCCTGCCCGCAACGAAGAGCCGTTCCGATCAGTTCGTAACCGTTGCGATCCTTCCGCCGCGGCGGCTGAGCAAGGAGCAGCGAGAGCTGCTCGAGGAGCTGCAGCGGGTGACCGAAGAAGACCCACGAGCAGACTTGCCGCAGGGGCTGTAG
- a CDS encoding Hsp20/alpha crystallin family protein: MRMRTLLELQDEFDRAFREARAWREAPATTPSFDPPTDISRTADSYLIRLDLPGVSREGLRVYAEHGALHLAGRKTLPDRESGQVLRGERQSGPFTRTVALPSDADVGTVTARLRDGVLTVQVGRVAPQASGPVEVPVEA, from the coding sequence ATGCGGATGAGGACTCTTCTCGAGCTCCAGGACGAATTCGACCGCGCCTTTCGCGAGGCCAGGGCCTGGCGTGAAGCTCCGGCAACTACCCCGAGCTTCGACCCGCCCACGGATATCTCGCGCACGGCCGACTCATACCTGATCCGGTTGGATCTGCCGGGGGTCTCCCGGGAGGGGTTGCGGGTCTATGCCGAGCACGGGGCACTTCACCTTGCGGGCCGCAAGACGCTTCCGGATCGCGAGAGTGGACAGGTGCTGCGAGGTGAGCGGCAGTCCGGTCCCTTCACACGGACGGTAGCACTGCCCTCGGATGCCGACGTCGGCACCGTGACCGCGAGGCTGCGGGACGGGGTCTTGACGGTGCAGGTGGGACGCGTGGCCCCCCAGGCCTCGGGACCGGTGGAAGTGCCGGTTGAGGCCTGA
- a CDS encoding Hsp20/alpha crystallin family protein yields the protein MVGNLKDPIQEVNRLRARLHALLDATYPEPRPASALNRLWTPAADILATGRDVTVQLEVCGVPREAIEVTLEGTVLTVSGRRERESSQRAEEFFQAERPFGDFLRSFSLPFEPREVQAQLQEGVLTIVLQR from the coding sequence ATGGTAGGCAATCTGAAGGATCCAATTCAGGAAGTGAACCGACTGCGGGCGCGCCTGCATGCCCTCCTGGACGCGACCTACCCGGAGCCACGTCCAGCTTCGGCTCTCAATCGGCTCTGGACACCGGCGGCGGACATCCTCGCTACCGGGCGGGACGTGACGGTGCAGTTGGAAGTGTGCGGAGTGCCCCGAGAGGCGATCGAGGTAACGCTGGAAGGCACGGTGCTCACGGTGAGTGGCCGGCGCGAACGGGAGAGCAGCCAACGGGCTGAGGAGTTCTTCCAGGCTGAACGGCCCTTCGGCGACTTCCTGCGATCCTTCAGCCTTCCCTTCGAGCCCCGGGAGGTTCAGGCACAACTGCAGGAGGGCGTGCTCACGATCGTGCTGCAGCGCTGA
- the dnaK gene encoding molecular chaperone DnaK: MAKAVGIDLGTTNSCVAVVEAGEPTVIVNADGARTTPSVVGFSKTGERLVGQSAKRQAVLNPERTVASIKRKMGTRDRATIDGKEYSPEQISAMILSKLKADAEAYLGEPVTQAVVTVPAYFDDTQRTATKQAGEIAGLEVLRIINEPTAAALAYGWKADKKEATIMVYDLGGGTFDVSILEVEIGTEERDAYQVLATSGDTRLGGDDFDQRIVNYLADEFQKENGVDLRKDRQAHQRLQEAAEKAKCELSTQVTTSISLPFITSVEGEGPKHLEMTLTRAKLEELISDLIEKTRVAVEDAMKAASLKYGDVDEVILVGGSTRIPKVQDLVKSLTGKDPKKGINPDEVVAVGAAIQGAVLAGDQVQDIVLMDVTPLTLGVETLGDVMDVVIKRNTNIPTRESRIYSTASDMQTTVEVHVLQGERPRASQNKSLGRFHLTGIPPAPRGLPQIEVTFDLDANGILNVSAVDKATSKQQSITITGSGQLTDNDVQRMVQEADAHRSEDDRFKELAEARNHGDQVAYQLEKTLNELGDKVAAEEKTAIQGKIEALREATKGDDAAAIRAAIDAANQEFSRVSQRMYEAAGAGAGQPQEQAAEGTTGGPVGGGAAGGAAGGDDVIEGEFEAEDK, translated from the coding sequence ATGGCAAAAGCAGTGGGAATCGACCTCGGAACCACGAACTCGTGCGTTGCCGTCGTTGAGGCCGGCGAGCCAACCGTCATTGTGAATGCAGACGGAGCTCGGACGACCCCTTCGGTTGTGGGTTTCTCGAAGACAGGGGAGCGCCTCGTTGGGCAGAGCGCCAAGCGTCAGGCAGTCCTGAACCCGGAGCGCACTGTCGCTTCGATCAAGCGGAAGATGGGGACCCGTGACCGCGCGACGATCGACGGCAAGGAGTACTCGCCGGAGCAGATCTCGGCCATGATCCTGAGCAAGCTCAAGGCCGATGCAGAGGCCTATCTGGGCGAGCCGGTGACCCAGGCGGTCGTGACCGTCCCGGCGTACTTCGATGACACGCAGCGTACCGCTACGAAGCAGGCCGGCGAGATCGCGGGCCTTGAGGTCTTGCGAATCATCAACGAGCCGACGGCAGCAGCGCTGGCCTACGGCTGGAAGGCCGACAAGAAGGAAGCCACCATCATGGTCTACGACCTCGGTGGCGGCACCTTTGACGTATCGATCCTGGAAGTGGAGATTGGCACCGAGGAGCGCGACGCCTACCAGGTCCTGGCGACCTCCGGCGACACCCGCCTCGGTGGCGACGACTTCGACCAGCGCATCGTGAACTACCTGGCAGACGAGTTCCAGAAGGAGAACGGTGTCGACCTGCGCAAGGACCGTCAGGCTCATCAGCGCCTCCAGGAGGCCGCGGAGAAGGCCAAGTGCGAGCTCTCGACGCAGGTCACGACCTCCATCAGCCTGCCCTTCATCACCTCGGTAGAGGGCGAGGGGCCCAAGCATTTAGAGATGACCCTTACCCGGGCCAAGCTCGAGGAGCTCATCAGCGACCTGATTGAGAAGACGAGGGTCGCGGTTGAGGACGCGATGAAGGCCGCCAGCCTCAAGTACGGCGACGTGGATGAGGTGATCCTGGTCGGTGGATCGACCCGTATCCCGAAGGTGCAGGATCTGGTCAAGAGCCTTACCGGCAAGGACCCCAAGAAGGGCATCAACCCGGACGAAGTGGTCGCCGTTGGTGCGGCGATCCAGGGCGCAGTCCTCGCCGGCGACCAGGTGCAAGACATCGTTCTGATGGACGTCACGCCGCTGACGCTGGGCGTCGAGACCCTGGGCGACGTGATGGACGTCGTCATCAAGCGCAACACGAACATCCCGACCCGTGAGAGCCGGATCTACAGCACGGCCTCGGACATGCAGACGACGGTGGAAGTGCACGTGCTGCAGGGCGAGCGCCCGCGGGCCAGTCAGAATAAGTCGCTGGGCCGGTTCCATCTGACCGGTATCCCGCCGGCTCCGCGTGGTCTGCCGCAGATTGAGGTGACCTTCGACCTCGACGCCAACGGGATTCTGAACGTATCGGCAGTCGACAAGGCCACGAGTAAGCAGCAGTCCATCACGATCACCGGCTCCGGCCAGCTCACCGACAACGACGTGCAGCGGATGGTCCAGGAGGCTGACGCGCACAGGTCGGAGGACGACCGCTTCAAGGAGCTCGCAGAGGCACGCAACCACGGCGACCAGGTCGCCTACCAGCTGGAGAAGACGCTGAACGAACTGGGCGACAAGGTGGCTGCGGAGGAGAAGACGGCCATCCAGGGCAAGATCGAGGCCCTGCGCGAGGCGACCAAGGGCGATGACGCTGCCGCAATCCGAGCAGCCATTGATGCCGCGAACCAGGAGTTCTCCCGGGTCTCGCAGCGGATGTATGAGGCAGCCGGAGCAGGGGCCGGTCAGCCGCAGGAGCAAGCCGCCGAGGGTACCACAGGTGGCCCCGTCGGTGGCGGCGCCGCTGGAGGAGCTGCCGGTGGCGACGACGTGATCGAGGGTGAGTTCGAGGCGGAAGACAAGTAA
- a CDS encoding uroporphyrinogen decarboxylase family protein, translating into MNPFEMTRALLAGQPLDRLLAMPILMMYSAEMERESYADYVRDFRVLVRCQLRLVEEFGIDCVSCCSDPVRETADCGAELEYYDNAPPRARKLVLADRSALGGLQRPDPLGGGRMTDRVKACALFREQVGGEVPILGWVEGPMAEAVDLRGMSQLMMDLYDDPAWVEEVFDWVTEMEIAFARAQIEAGADFIGVGDAAASLVSAKIYRSLILPREQRIVAAIREAGAFTRLHICGNTTHLLPYLAEAGAEIVELDHPCDITHARELLGPRTILMGNFHPVSELYSATPEVVRRACERSHRVLGDPYILAAGCEVPPGTPRANLEAMFGMRSGG; encoded by the coding sequence ATGAACCCCTTCGAGATGACCCGCGCACTGCTTGCCGGACAGCCCCTCGACCGACTCCTGGCCATGCCCATCCTTATGATGTACTCCGCCGAGATGGAGCGGGAGAGCTATGCCGATTACGTAAGGGACTTCCGCGTACTCGTGCGCTGCCAGCTCCGCCTCGTCGAGGAGTTCGGCATCGACTGTGTCTCGTGCTGCTCCGATCCCGTGCGCGAGACGGCCGACTGCGGAGCCGAACTCGAGTACTACGACAACGCGCCGCCGCGAGCCCGCAAGCTGGTTCTCGCAGACAGGTCCGCACTGGGTGGCCTGCAGAGGCCCGATCCACTGGGCGGCGGACGAATGACCGACCGGGTGAAGGCCTGTGCACTGTTCCGCGAGCAGGTGGGAGGAGAAGTACCGATTCTTGGCTGGGTCGAGGGACCGATGGCCGAAGCCGTCGACCTGCGCGGGATGTCGCAGCTCATGATGGACCTATATGATGACCCCGCCTGGGTGGAGGAGGTCTTCGACTGGGTCACCGAGATGGAGATCGCCTTCGCCCGGGCGCAAATCGAGGCCGGGGCCGACTTCATTGGTGTGGGCGATGCGGCTGCCTCGCTGGTCTCCGCCAAGATCTACCGTAGCCTGATCCTGCCTCGCGAGCAGCGAATCGTGGCCGCGATTCGCGAAGCCGGGGCCTTCACGCGGCTGCATATCTGTGGCAACACGACCCACCTACTGCCTTATCTGGCTGAGGCCGGCGCTGAGATCGTGGAGCTGGATCACCCCTGCGACATCACCCATGCCCGGGAGCTGCTCGGCCCGCGGACGATCCTGATGGGCAACTTCCACCCGGTGAGCGAGCTGTACAGCGCCACGCCGGAAGTGGTTCGTCGGGCCTGCGAGCGCAGTCACCGGGTTTTGGGCGACCCCTACATCCTGGCAGCGGGATGCGAGGTGCCGCCGGGAACCCCGCGGGCGAACCTTGAGGCGATGTTTGGGATGAGGTCGGGCGGGTAA
- a CDS encoding endonuclease NucS domain-containing protein, whose amino-acid sequence MGTEIKVWQVRDKALVPLEQTMAAAGRKETVDLEEWILSEPAILGDDIVIIGSQIQTRSGPLDLLGIDFAGNTVIVELKRDMIPREAVAQAIDYASDVAAWDVARLGEECLKFRQQPLDDYLLENLPDEVALDALLLNRSQRVLLVGTAIEESLQRMIEWLSGTYQMPVNALLLRYIRTESGEELVARTMVIPEEVERQAAKQRRGFQMDDTPGTFEDEELREQLTAYLREDRPTPRRIRTVLLPLCLDHQPVSREEIKQRLIAQEEAESETQAGHVLSTISRELGMPTRAYLRQVIRYQKPEEWLKDNYCIDDTHKELVKGVLAELTAEVSAS is encoded by the coding sequence ATGGGAACCGAAATCAAGGTCTGGCAGGTGCGAGACAAGGCCCTGGTGCCGCTGGAGCAGACGATGGCCGCTGCCGGTCGCAAGGAGACCGTGGACCTCGAGGAGTGGATACTGAGCGAGCCAGCCATTCTGGGTGACGACATCGTCATCATCGGGTCACAGATACAGACCCGCTCGGGGCCGCTCGATCTGCTAGGCATCGACTTTGCGGGGAATACCGTCATCGTAGAGCTGAAGCGAGACATGATCCCGCGAGAAGCTGTGGCTCAAGCGATCGACTACGCCTCTGACGTCGCGGCATGGGATGTGGCCCGATTGGGTGAAGAGTGCCTGAAGTTCCGCCAACAGCCGCTGGACGACTACCTGCTTGAGAACCTCCCTGACGAGGTTGCACTCGATGCCCTGTTGCTCAATCGGAGCCAAAGAGTGCTCCTTGTTGGGACGGCCATCGAGGAGTCACTGCAGCGGATGATTGAGTGGCTGTCTGGGACCTACCAGATGCCGGTGAATGCGCTGCTGCTGCGGTACATCCGCACCGAGAGCGGCGAGGAACTCGTCGCACGTACGATGGTCATCCCCGAGGAGGTCGAGCGGCAAGCCGCGAAGCAGCGACGCGGCTTCCAGATGGACGACACGCCAGGGACCTTTGAGGACGAAGAGCTCAGAGAGCAGCTGACCGCCTACCTTCGCGAGGATAGGCCAACGCCGCGCCGTATCCGTACCGTTCTGCTTCCTCTCTGCCTTGACCACCAGCCTGTGAGCAGGGAAGAGATCAAGCAACGGCTCATCGCGCAGGAAGAGGCGGAGAGCGAGACCCAGGCGGGTCACGTGCTCAGCACCATCTCTCGCGAGCTGGGGATGCCAACGCGCGCCTACTTGCGGCAGGTGATCCGGTACCAGAAGCCTGAGGAGTGGCTGAAGGACAACTACTGCATAGACGACACCCACAAGGAGCTGGTCAAGGGCGTGCTGGCGGAGCTTACAGCGGAGGTCTCGGCCAGTTGA
- a CDS encoding radical SAM protein, with the protein MYPFKPLGVYALDRALDHPAGSARLWRMLEALNIPRDQLKIITDENLPEVVAELQSLWPPAEAPEGIPIHWTRPFIFTLQRLQEEPIDLDALLARCPEGTPRHWVDDIYGGFRTKWRRKRQFDEESNLVCWTAWEFGTQSGCPHGCQYCNRGKNGKYIAMGLNVEDYVDQVVEPVMRENPWQKCFRMIAWDADHIAFEPEYGIFDLVSRKCAELGDRYIYFHTKSANVEWLADIEPKYRKHIAGVWSTTGAATARTQEPGAATAEERIEAARRCQEMGVSVRFKFKPIVPTRNWREDYAATIKQMLEKVRPESIGMTVVMWMDAPSLRDRLAMDELDPEFVDALNASEEEMRGVRSGPFPPSVRKEIYRFLIREIRRWDKDVLLYISTETPQMWEELGEELGQDPRAFVCGCGPVALPGGKLGLSGDFKHSTCVHHGFPDE; encoded by the coding sequence ATGTACCCCTTCAAGCCCTTGGGCGTCTACGCCCTCGATCGTGCCCTGGATCATCCCGCCGGTTCCGCCCGCCTTTGGCGGATGCTCGAAGCGCTGAACATCCCGCGCGACCAACTGAAGATCATCACCGACGAGAACCTGCCCGAGGTCGTGGCCGAGTTGCAGTCCTTGTGGCCGCCCGCCGAAGCGCCGGAGGGGATCCCGATCCACTGGACCCGTCCCTTCATCTTCACTCTCCAGCGCCTCCAGGAGGAGCCCATCGACCTCGACGCCTTGCTGGCGCGTTGCCCGGAGGGAACCCCACGTCACTGGGTCGATGACATCTACGGAGGCTTCCGCACCAAGTGGCGGCGCAAGCGCCAGTTCGACGAGGAGTCCAACCTCGTCTGCTGGACCGCCTGGGAGTTTGGGACGCAGTCCGGTTGCCCACACGGCTGCCAGTACTGCAATCGCGGCAAGAACGGCAAGTACATCGCGATGGGGCTCAACGTGGAGGATTACGTGGACCAGGTGGTCGAGCCCGTGATGCGCGAGAACCCCTGGCAGAAGTGCTTCCGCATGATCGCCTGGGACGCAGACCACATCGCCTTCGAGCCCGAGTATGGGATCTTCGACCTGGTGAGCCGCAAGTGCGCGGAATTGGGCGACCGCTACATCTACTTCCACACCAAGTCGGCCAACGTGGAGTGGCTCGCGGACATCGAGCCGAAGTACCGCAAGCACATCGCAGGAGTCTGGAGCACGACCGGTGCAGCAACGGCCCGCACCCAGGAGCCGGGAGCTGCGACTGCCGAGGAGCGCATCGAGGCCGCCCGGCGCTGTCAGGAGATGGGCGTGTCGGTGCGGTTCAAGTTCAAGCCCATCGTGCCGACGCGGAACTGGCGCGAGGACTACGCCGCGACGATCAAGCAGATGCTGGAGAAGGTGCGGCCGGAGTCAATCGGCATGACGGTTGTGATGTGGATGGACGCTCCATCGCTGCGCGACCGGCTGGCGATGGACGAGCTTGATCCTGAGTTCGTCGATGCGCTGAACGCCTCGGAGGAGGAAATGCGCGGAGTGCGGAGCGGTCCCTTCCCGCCGTCGGTGCGGAAGGAGATCTACCGCTTCCTGATCCGGGAGATCCGACGCTGGGACAAGGACGTGCTCTTGTACATCAGCACGGAGACACCCCAGATGTGGGAGGAGTTGGGTGAGGAACTGGGTCAGGACCCGCGGGCCTTCGTCTGCGGCTGCGGACCGGTAGCACTCCCTGGTGGCAAGCTGGGCCTGTCGGGCGACTTCAAGCACTCAACCTGCGTCCACCACGGCTTCCCGGACGAATAG
- a CDS encoding prepilin-type N-terminal cleavage/methylation domain-containing protein: MRKGFTLIELLVVIAIIAILAAILFPVFARAREKARATACTSNIKQLCMGFLMYANDYDGKLYSYNASQVDPEYAGRCFWFKAMPYVKNAAVYDCPTSPDECAFTTPMQWATSYDGNYGYNYDGLEGSSTNLYSLPYPAETYMIFDSGDTSVRVGTNDWAGLMEELDLDWDSQAEGPNRHNMGVNVGFTDGHVKWLGLMTFLKRNGKNRVPPWNIAWDDNPPASDGTVPYPNR, from the coding sequence ATGCGCAAAGGGTTTACGTTGATCGAGCTGCTTGTCGTGATTGCCATCATCGCCATCCTGGCCGCAATCCTGTTTCCCGTCTTTGCGAGGGCACGGGAGAAGGCCAGGGCAACCGCCTGCACGTCCAACATCAAGCAGTTATGCATGGGCTTCCTGATGTACGCCAACGACTACGATGGGAAGCTGTACTCGTACAACGCTTCCCAGGTGGACCCCGAGTACGCCGGCCGATGCTTCTGGTTCAAGGCGATGCCCTACGTGAAGAACGCCGCTGTCTACGACTGCCCGACCAGCCCCGATGAGTGCGCCTTCACAACCCCGATGCAGTGGGCCACCTCTTACGACGGCAACTACGGCTACAACTACGACGGTCTCGAGGGGAGCAGCACGAACCTCTACAGCCTGCCGTATCCGGCAGAGACCTACATGATCTTCGATAGCGGCGACACCTCCGTTCGCGTCGGCACCAATGACTGGGCCGGTCTCATGGAGGAGCTTGACCTCGATTGGGACTCCCAGGCCGAGGGTCCGAACCGCCACAACATGGGTGTGAACGTCGGCTTCACCGACGGACACGTGAAGTGGCTGGGCCTGATGACCTTCCTCAAGCGCAACGGCAAGAACCGCGTCCCGCCGTGGAACATTGCCTGGGACGACAACCCACCTGCCAGCGACGGCACTGTTCCCTATCCCAACCGGTAG